Proteins found in one Melospiza georgiana isolate bMelGeo1 chromosome 1, bMelGeo1.pri, whole genome shotgun sequence genomic segment:
- the GBX1 gene encoding LOW QUALITY PROTEIN: homeobox protein GBX-1 (The sequence of the model RefSeq protein was modified relative to this genomic sequence to represent the inferred CDS: inserted 3 bases in 2 codons): MDESRGRHPRPPPLPXPSPRRPGPAPPRRGGRAAPSAPPXHSAAPRQRAGGSSRRAPEPTGAGGRGPGPGPRRRRRRGPAAAGSRRVGGGPSSPESWCRLSRRRPLAMQRPGGQGTAFSIDSLIGTPPPRSGHLLYTGYPMFMPYRPLVLPQALSHAPLQSGLPPLAPLASFAGRLTNTFCASLGQAVPSMVALTTALPSFSEPPDGFYPPQELPPPRAAPDAGCRRGADGLEAEELPPGRDKGPPEPPLHFPEPFPGLADGKAYSSDEEKLEVKSAATPCSEREEESSAGESEEEPFLDGAAAGAALGAKGKGKGGPAAEQPPPGSGAGKSRRRRTAFTSEQLLELEKEFHCKKYLSLTERSQIAHALKLSEVQVKIWFQNRRAKWKRIKAGNVSNRSGEPVRNPKIVVPIPVHVNRFAVRSQHQQIEQGARP; the protein is encoded by the exons ATGGATGAGAGCAGAGGGCGACACCCCCGCCcgcctcccctccc tccctcccctcggcggcccggcccggcccccccgcggcggggcgggcgggcggctcCGAGCGCGCCTC TCCACTCCGCCGCGCCGAGACAGCGAGCGGGCGGCAGCTCTCGCCGGGCGCCGGAGCCCACGGGAGCCGGAGggcgcgggccggggccggggccgcggcggcggcggcggcggggcccggcggcggcgggatCGCGGCGAGTTGGCGGCGGCCCGAGCTCGCCGGAAAGTTGGTGCCGGCTGAGCCGGAGGCGCCCGCTCGCCATGCAGAGACCCGGCGGCCAGGGGACCGCCTTCTCCATCGACTCGCTCATCGGGAcgccgccgccgcgctccgGGCACCTGCTCTACACCGGGTACCCCATGTTCATGCCGTACCGGCCGCTGGTGCTCCCGCAGGCGCTGTCCCACGCCCCGCTGCAGTCGGGGCTGCCGCCGCTGGCCCCGCTCGCTTCCTTCGCCGGCCGCCTCACCAACACCTTCTGCGCCAGCCTGGGCCAGGCCGTGCCCTCCATGGTGGCGCTCACCACCGCCCTGCCCAGTTTCTCCGAGCCCCCCGACGGCTTCTACCCCCCGCAGGAGCTGCCCCCGCCGCGCGCCGCCCCCGACGCGGGCTGCCGGCGCGGCGCCGACGGGCTGGAGGCGGAGGAGCTGCCCCCGGGCCGCGACAAGGGCCCGCCCGAGCCGCCGCTGCACTTCCCGGAGCCCTTCCCCGGCCTGGCAG ACGGCAAGGCGTACAGCTCCGACGAGGAGAAGCTGGAGGTGAAGTCGGCGGCGACGCCGTGCAGCGAGCGGGAGGAGGAGAGCTCGGCGGGCGAGAGCGAGGAGGAGCCCTTCCTGGACGGGGCTGCCGCCGGCGCCGCGCTGGGAGCCAAGGGCAAGGGCAagggcggccccgccgccgagCAGCCCCCGCCGGGCTCCGGGGCCGGGAAGAGCCGCCGGCGCCGCACGGCCTTCACCAGcgagcagctgctggagctggagaaggagttCCACTGCAAGAAGTACCTGAGCCTGACGGAGCGCTCGCAGATCGCGCACGCCCTGAAGCTGAGCGAGGTGCAGGTGAAGATCTGGTTCCAGAACCGCCGCGCCAAGTGGAAACGCATCAAGGCTGGCAATGTCAGCAACCGCTCCGGAGAGCCCGTCCGCAACCCCAAGATCGTGGTGCCCATCCCGGTGCACGTCAATCGCTTCGCCGTGCgcagccagcaccagcagaTCGAGCAGGGCGCCCGGCCCTGA